A window of Salvia splendens isolate huo1 chromosome 8, SspV2, whole genome shotgun sequence genomic DNA:
GCCGGTGAGATGTGATCTGTTGTAATACTGTCGCCAAAGTTCAGCAAGCAGTAGGCATCTTTTACTGAGTGTGGGCCAGGAGGATCCATGGTCATATTTTTGAAGTACGGTGGTTCGTGAATGTAAGTCGAAGTAGGATCCCATGAGTACAGCTTGTCATTCGGTACCATCAACTGATTCCACATGGGGTTACCCTTAGTGATGGCCTCGTATGTGCTCCTGAACATTTCGGGTAAAACGCTCGATTGAACCGCCTAAAAGATGCTTTCAAAGTCAGTGGGTTTGTCATTCTTAAATCATGCCGTTTAATATTATGCATACCTCAGCTACTTCCTGAGTTGATGGCCAGATATCCCTAAAGTATACTTCTCTTCCGTTCTTGCCCACACCAATTGGCTCTTTCTCGAAATCAATATCAACCTGTCGAAGGAAGCAAACATGTGATATTCATTCAGCCTTCGAGGATTAACATATTTTCAGCAAATTCAGACGTGCCCAACTCAAATTTCAAACTATGGCACTCGTTATAAATGGAACACACGCACAAAATAGGGTATTTCTCTTGTTCATGACACTAACAGTGTGTGTGCTTCACTTAAGCTTTGGTGATTGTATAGAATTGTAATAAGACTCAATCACTAACCGTGCCAGCAAGGGCATACGCGACAACTAGAGGAGGTGAGGCAAGATAGTTTGCTCTTGTCAAGGGATGGACACGACCTTCGAAGTTACGATTACCAGAAAGTACTGCAGCTGCAACAATGTCTGAAGAACAGAGCGAAAACTGAATTAATAGAGAACAAAATTCACAAGAATGCAACAAAGCATTGACACACTAGAGTATAGCTTCAATGGTCATATTTCTTGAGATATATATAGACAAAGCTGCACAATTACCATTTTCTGAAATTGCAGCACCAACGGATTCATCCAAGTCACCAGAATTGCCAATGCATGTTGTACAACCATACCCGACAATATTGAAGCCTTGGTGATTCAAGTATTCCTGCAGCCCACTGCATCATTGAAAGAACACACTTTCAGTTGTCTGCGGCAAACTATTGCACATAAAACTGAAGTCACAATTGATACCTCTTGTCTAGATACTTCTTAACAACTCCAGAGCCTGGAGCAAGGCTTGTTTTCACCCATGGTTTTACCTGATAAATTATACAGATTAGCTGTGCATGAAAACAGTATTTCAATTTGAAACCTCAGCTGCATTAATGATAAAACAGCAGACCTGCAGGCCAAAATCGTACGCTTTTTTCGCTACGAGGCCAGCCCCAAGCATAACACTGGGGTTAGATGTGTTTGTGCAACTTGTGATTGCAGCAATCACAACACTGCCGTGCCTAAGCTCTGCCGGCTGTCCCTGGAATGAAAACTGCGCCACTTTTTCCTGTGCTTCCTTGGGAACAGCAAATCCCTACGTTGCAGTTACACAATGATTTAGTATAATTCCAGGTAAGGAAGTTCATGACATGACACTTttcttgaattctttcaaaataaaaaaataagagtaCCACAAGTCCCTACTACATTCACATCCCGTAACACTAATCAAATAATATAGGGCCTTTTGACTGTTATGTCCTCACCTTGAATCCAACCTTGCTATCAAGGCAAGAGTGCCAGTCAGACTTCATTTCTTTCAATGTCACGCGATCATGAGGCCTATCAAATAAGTAAAAGAATTGGTATCATAAACACATTCaactaataaagaaaaaaggaagCGCAGAATTCTTGGTAAAAACCTTTTTGGTCCTGAAATACATGGTTCAACATCTGACAGGTCTAGTTGCAAGTTAGATGAGTACACTCGTTCTTGTTGAGGCTGGAATTTAGAGAGAATGAAGATAGAATATTCAGAGAAGCCTAAGAATTATTCTCAAAAAACGCTATATCACAAGCAGCATAAAGTCCAACCTCATTGTAGTCAACGAACATATTGTTTGCGCGTAAATAAGCTTCAATCATTGCCACCTAAATATTGATACATTGATGGTTATATGATTAGTGAACATACAGAGTACAATGGGATAAGATCATTGTCATTATAATTTAGCAAATGCAGTAAAATGTGCTTACAGTCTCTTCAGTTCTGCCGGTTAATTTTAAGTATTGCAAGGTAACACGATCTACAGGGAAGAACCCCATAGTTGCACCATACTCTGGGGACATGTTTGCAATAGTTGCTCTGTCAGCCAGCGAAATTTCACCCACGCCAGCACCTGACCAAAACAAGACATGCTTAATTAGGCGATCTAATAAAGACAAAGTGTGTGAAATGTCGAGATTGAGTATTATTACCATGAAATTCAACAAACTTTCCAACAACACCATGTTTCCTCAGCATTTGTGTCACTGTTAAAACCAAGTCAGTAGCAGTGACACCATCCCGTAACTTCCCCGATAACTTGAATCCAACCACTCCAGGCAACACCATGCTCATTGGCTGTCAGGTAATAGCACAAGTTAGATGGTGCAAAAGCATCTTGATTTTGGAGCCATCAAAGGTAAATGAACATTGAATCTACTTCTCCAGCAATTACAGAAAAATGCATGAGATAATAGGCATAAATATACAATTAAGTGGAAGTGAATCAAGAAAACCTAGTTATTTCCAGCAAATTGTTCGTACTTTATGATCAGTAAACCAGAAAGATATTGAACACAGACAGCAGAGTTGACTCAAAAATAAAAGACTTCCAGTTAGAGTTCATGCCTGTCCAAGCATAGCTGCCTCCGCTTCAATACCTCCAACTCCCCATCCGGCAACTCCAAGCCCATCGATCATGGTTGTATGAGAGTCAGTCCCAACAACACTGTCTGGGTAGAGTACTCCATCGGTATTGAAGACAACACGTCCAAGATATTCAAGATTGACCTAAAACCATTGTATGGCTTGTAACTCATTATATAACATCAACATGGATTATAAGTCACAAAGTGATGGAGAAACTATAACTTTCAAATCAAATCTGAACAatgaaaattgtaattttacAGAATATAACCATACCAGAACATGTGA
This region includes:
- the LOC121743720 gene encoding aconitate hydratase, cytoplasmic-like is translated as MYITSGTSALLKRASHSSTRRTLSSLSRKPAAPSRPSVGGAGAGSHSVGQQNLRSLSFLSAAARWSHGAGWNSPTSQIRIASSASDSLLHRKIATMASENAFKGIFTSLPKPGGGEFGKFYSLPALNDPRIDKLPYSIRILLESAIRNCDGFQVTKEDVEKIIDWEKTSPKLVEIPFKPARVLLQDFTGVPAVVDLACMRDAMNRLGSDSDKINPLVPVDLVIDHSVQVDVARSENAVQANMELEFQRNRERFAFLKWGSNAFQNMLVVPPGSGIVHQVNLEYLGRVVFNTDGVLYPDSVVGTDSHTTMIDGLGVAGWGVGGIEAEAAMLGQPMSMVLPGVVGFKLSGKLRDGVTATDLVLTVTQMLRKHGVVGKFVEFHGAGVGEISLADRATIANMSPEYGATMGFFPVDRVTLQYLKLTGRTEETVAMIEAYLRANNMFVDYNEPQQERVYSSNLQLDLSDVEPCISGPKRPHDRVTLKEMKSDWHSCLDSKVGFKGFAVPKEAQEKVAQFSFQGQPAELRHGSVVIAAITSCTNTSNPSVMLGAGLVAKKAYDFGLQVKPWVKTSLAPGSGVVKKYLDKSGLQEYLNHQGFNIVGYGCTTCIGNSGDLDESVGAAISENDIVAAAVLSGNRNFEGRVHPLTRANYLASPPLVVAYALAGTVDIDFEKEPIGVGKNGREVYFRDIWPSTQEVAEAVQSSVLPEMFRSTYEAITKGNPMWNQLMVPNDKLYSWDPTSTYIHEPPYFKNMTMDPPGPHSVKDAYCLLNFGDSITTDHISPAGNINKDSPAAKYLMERGVDRKDFNSYGSRRGNDEIMARGTFANIRLVNKLLKGEVGPKTVHIPTGEKLSVFDAAMKYKTAGQDTIILAGAEYGSGSSRDWAAKGPMLLGVKAVIAKSFERIHRSNLVGMGIVPLCFKAGEDAETLGLTGQERYTIELPSKISDIRPGQDITVRTDNGKQFTCTVRFDTEVELAYFNNGGILPYVIQQLILQ